A genomic stretch from Mustelus asterias unplaced genomic scaffold, sMusAst1.hap1.1 HAP1_SCAFFOLD_63, whole genome shotgun sequence includes:
- the LOC144483383 gene encoding uncharacterized protein LOC144483383, producing MEKPWKCADCGKRYRYPNELEAHRRNHTGERPFMCSQCGEGFTQSFNLQRHQRVHTGERPFMCSQCGKGFIQSFNLLTHQRVHTGERLFTCFQCGEGFSHLSSLRRHQRVHTGEKPFTCSQCGKGFTRSSDLRIHQRVHTGERPFICSQCGKGFACSSNLRAHEHIHTGERPFTCPQCGKGFAQSSHLLRHQRVHE from the coding sequence atggagaaaccatggaaatgtgcagactgtgggaagagatacagatacccaaatgagctggaagctcatcggcgcaaccacactggggagagaccattcatgtgctctcagtgtggggagggattcactcagtcattcaacctgcagagacaccagcgagttcacactggggagagaccgttcatgtgttctcagtgtgggaagggattcattcagtcattcaacctgctgacacaccagcgagttcacactggggagaggctgttcacgtgttttcagtgtggggagggattcagtcatttatccagcctgcggaggcaccagcgagttcacactggggagaagccattcacctgctctcagtgtgggaagggattcactcggtcatctgacctgcggatacaccagcgagttcacactggggagaggccattcatctgctctcagtgtgggaagggatttgcttgttcatccaacctgcgggcacatgagcacattcatactggggagaggccattcacctgccctcagtgtgggaagggattcgctcagtcatcccacctgttgagacaccagcgagttcacgagtga